Genomic segment of Papaver somniferum cultivar HN1 unplaced genomic scaffold, ASM357369v1 unplaced-scaffold_5, whole genome shotgun sequence:
GTTGTTTCATGCCATAAACATTCCACTCTTAAATGATATCTAGCTAGACCCACAGCGGGTTGGCCATAACATTGTCAATTATGTAACCTCTTGGAGACACTTGTCTGTCTTGCTGAaaaattctctctccttttttcttGGAGAGATATTAATGTTCATAACCTTGGGTTCAGTGATATGGGCTAGCCTAGTTTTGTTTCATAAGGCTAACCATACGTACAACTTGCCCGAATTTAACATGCTAGACCATGATACACATGATGCATGTGCAGTCAGCTAGGCTTCAACCCAACTTCCCAGACGTCAATTAATCTTTTCATTGGTTATCGTACTCTTAATAAGCTGGTCAGAGTTCCATTGAATTGGAGTTTATAGTATCAGGACACTAAAGTTGGAAGAACATTAGCTTGGTTCACTCATAGTACAAACACTTGCCAACAATAACTGAATTCAGTGGCATTTTTTCCAAATTGTCATGAAAATTAATGATATTACCACCTAACTTAACGCATTATTGGGTATTTTCCACCTATAAAACGGCATTTCTCTGCCTTCAAGAAAATGCATCACAGAAGCATTTCAATTTCAAAGAACGTTTAGTGAGTTATATCGTCTTACACATACTTCTCCAACTATCTAGATTAACACTTCGATGGAGATTTATAAGAGCATAATAGCATCTCTTGAGAACAAGTGCATCCTAGTTACGGGGGCTACTGGATTTGTAGCAAAACGTACTTTCTATGTTCTCTTTATACGTGGTACCACGATCTCTCTAGCTATCCAAGAATCATCAttaaatagttttcttctttttaatgcAGTTTTCGTTGAGAAATTACTTAGGACTCAGCCTAATGTCAAGACACTCTATCTTCTTATACGAGCCACTGATGCGGCATCAGCCACAAGGCGTCTGCATGATGAGGTACGTAGTAAATGTTGTTAACATGTCAAATATGTCTAtctcaaagaaaataaatttatacAGATGGTCAAAGTGTTTTTGGTTAATCTGACATGGAGTTTATATAATGCATGAATGCTGTTAATCAAGGTGATATCCAAGGAGGTTTTTAAAGTGATTAAGGAAACATATGAGGAAAAGTTTAACTCATTCATGTCAGAGAAGTTGATGGTGATACTGCTCTTGAAAACCTGGGTATAGGAGATGCGAAGATGAGGGAAAAGATATTCAGGGATGTAGACGTCGTAGTGAATTTTGCTGCAACCACAAACTTCAATGAAAGGTAATATCATATGTGCATAGTTAGCTTATTCATGACTACCAGACATTTCAGTCCGAAATGAGGTTAACGATAATTTCCTGCTCTAAATTATGGATAGATATGATGTCGCATTGGGTACCAATACATTGGGGCCAAAGAATATTTTGGATTTCAGCAAGAAATGTGTGAAACTTGAAATGCTTCTCCATGTATCAACTGGTAATGAATCTTTCTTATTGCTGATAGTTTACGACAAAATATTTGCTAATCAAATGCTAATAATtaagatgttgatgtgattgacAGCTTATGGATGTGGAGAGAAGGCAGGATTGATATTAGAAGAACCATATAAGATGGGTGAAACACTTGCTAGGACTAAAACAATTTTAGACATTGGAATGGAGAAAAAAGTCATTGAACAGAAATTGGAAGAACTCAGAGCTAAGTTACTATCAAAGAAAGAAGAAACAAAGGCCATGAAAGAATTAGGCCTTGAAAGGTTTGAAAAAATTACCAACTTGTTTTTTCTAACTAATCGTGACAATCAATGCACTAATTTCTCTGATTATAACGGTGCTTAATTGTTGATTTGATTTGTGGTTGAGTAGGGCAAGAATGTTTGGATGGCCAAATGTATATGTGTTTACCAAGGCGATGGGGGAAATGCTAATTGGTGAACGGAGAGAAAATCTTCCAATTGTTATTGTAAGACCAACGATTGTAACGAGTACTATCAAAGAACCATTTCCAGGCTGGGTTGAAGGTGTCAAGTAATAGTAACTTCCTACACCAAAATTTTCATCATCTACAATGTCAAGAGTATGCATATACACTAACTAATTTTTACCTTGTTGAAATCAATCAGAACTGTCGACCCTTACTTTGCCGGTTTTGGCAAGGGGAAAATAACATTCTTCCTTGGAAACTCCAAAACAATCATGGATATGGTAACTCATTTTCATTTACTGAATCACTAAAGTCATGTTCGGAAACTGAAAAACTGAAAAGTTGTTTTTTTGACTTTCACAAGTTCTGAAAACGTAACCAAAtaaattgttttgtttttcatCTCAAGGAACTCAAAAgtcaaaaaattaactttttgaaGTCATCTAAAGATGTAATAATCGCATTGTTCCATCCTATATTGCAGATTCCAGGAGATATGGTGTTGAATGCTACAATAGCCGCAATGGTTGCTCATGGAGATAAACCTAATTCAAGGCTCATAATCATTTACCAAGTGGGTTCCTCTAATAGAGAACCAATGTATTGTTCCATGATTAAAGATTATGCTTACAATCATTTCGCAAAGAATCCATTGATGAGTAAAAATGGAAAACCTATCAAAGTTGTCAAACCTTATTGTTTCACAAGTTTGAAAAGCTTACAAATATACATGGATCTCAAATACAACTTCCCACTCAAGGTAGTTAGTTGCGCATCATCACCACACATTTTTACGAGCCATTAAGTTTAATAAATTCTTTCCTAACCGAATTCCGTGATTTTTGCAGGGGTTGCGTTTAGGCTACGCCATACTTCGCCATGATGATGGTGGCTTTTGCAAAGACATGGAACGGCAAGTGAAATTTGTAACTAAATTGGCCAAATTTAACGAGCCTTACCTGGCGTTCAAGGCAAGGTACATTTATACGTGCTCAATTAAAATGAATGTATGTTTCGTTCTTCAGTAACATACCGAGTACGTAATTCATTTATGGTTTTATCGCAGATTTGATGATTCCAACACAGAGAAGCTGAGGATTTCAGTGAAAGCGAACGTAAAGGAGGAGAATATATTTTACTTTGATCCTCGATGCATCAATTGGGACGACTACTTCATGAATATTCATCTCCCTGGACTAATGACATATGTTCTTAATTAATTACTGATGATGATGTTAAGTAATCGTAATATGTAGTAAGAAGTAATCCACCGGATAAGTGCGGTGACTGAAATTACTATCCTAcggtttttttcttctgtttccattttttttatttatgggGGGTTGGGCACTTAGGCATTATGTCCCCTCTTGTTTTCTGTCTTTTAGTTCTTCAATATAAATAAAAACACTTTTatgctaaaaaaaaattatcagtaAATTTTTCTACCGAGGTTTGTCATGATTATAATTGCAGATACCAATGCTCCTGTGAACACGGCCGTTAGTGATGATACCAACAACCTCAGTTTGAAATTCGTAAGCTCTAAATCCTCGTCCCAGAATTCTAATTATATGCCTAGTACTGCCTAGAGTTCTTTACGGATTAGGAGAAGCAGCAGCAGCCACCAGTGGCAGCAATCttaatattaatagttttgttgcTGGTAATTGTACTGGGCTTTGGCAGTGGATTGACTGAAATCTCTCAGCAACTCATGGCTGTaagcaaaatcaaattaaagtgaactCATGGTAATAgttctgtaactcctattaaaaccttattttgatgatttctattcgattgaagaaacaaaatcaaattaaagtgaagggtttgttggaaaatacctccggagtggtcccctGACAGAATCAGGTTgtggctggcgtcttttatactcaataaaattattatgtaaccgaacttaattatgattacattgatgttgttacatttcttaaataggcggtggtggtgatggtggaaggaggtggtggtggtaatcggtgattggtggtggtggttatggtaatcggcggtggtgggcggtggtggtaatcggtggttggtggtggtgataatcggaggtggtgggcggtggtggtgggaggaggtggtggttatatatataggtggttattaggttgattttaaattaaattaggttaagggtaggttagtcatttcaacgttttaggacaccccttatcattatagggaaggtggcctaataaaaccatggtcccctcaaaaaaaccatgatccctaaaaaatcgttctttcaTGAATAGACTACTTCAAACTCGGCCAATTCAAGACCATAAGCATATGCTGGAAATGTTAACAGATGAACATTCATTTTTCATTGATTTATAACTTAATCTATCAGACGGAATTTTATAATTTACAGAAGACACTTTGGGGGGTTACAAAATACAATCCTAATTTACCAGAAAGCAGGAGGTTTTAGCTCCCAGGAGGTTTTTCAAATTATTATGAATGATATCATGATTGTCTAGTTCGACAAATAACACCTACAAGGTTAACTAACGAGAAATACACAGGCTCCTCGATATTCTAATCATTGTCAACATGTAGTCACGTAAATTGTTAATATCTAGTTTATCAGTCGTTGATCCATGTGTCTGTGTGCTTCTATGTTTTACTGGTTAGTATATTTAGAAGTTTAGAACATGTCAAGAAAGAGCAGGCTGAGGATCAAGAATACaacattgaaattgattaataAGGTTAAGCAAACACTAAAcagaaacaaaattttctttAATAGAGAATTTACTAATAATAAGACCTGACAAATACGATCATTATCTGGTAACGCAAAGCCATTTTCTTGAGGTTTCATCAGCAAATTCCCCTTCTATAGGAACGTGCCAGGATCCTTTCTCTGATTCCTGGAAGCAATAAACAGAGATTAATACTGCCGCCGAAGGATACCAAAATCTCAAGGAAAGATGCAGTAGCAGGCAATTATGTATGAAAACTGGAATCTTATAATTTTTACCTGAATGACCAATGAATATGAAGGTGGCATTTTAAGACGCAAATTAGATTTCACGAAAGTATAATGAACCTGAAAAGTAAAGGTTAACTTCATGAAGTCACTGAAAagtaatgcagaaaagaaacaacaacatGGAATCAACTGGTCCAAAACTTGAGATAAGGTTCAAAAGGTAAGAATTTAATATTACGCACCTGATGTCGCTCTTTCCACTTGAGGAAAAAGCTGCTACCTAAGAACTCAAAAATGTGATCTCGCATTTCATCATTTGTCACAAGCGAACATTTAAGTTTAACGGCAGCATAAAGCCAGTACCTGGGCAACAAACCACGTAACATACTAAACTTAAAACCAGGGGAAAAAAGTTCAGTGAAGCTAGAACAAGAATACTTGAGAAATTCAAAAAACAACAATGGCACAGCCTCTATATGGCCAAGCAAAAAGAAGTGACAATTCAGCTAAAAAGGAAAAGCAAAGAGCACAGGGTATTCAATTTATATACCAATCATCATTTGAACCATTCGGAGTTGTGTAGAGTGCCCCTTGCGCCCTCCACCAATCAAGTATCTTTCTATTGGAAGGATTAGCTGAAAGTGATCGATAACGTTTATTGTGAAGAATAATAAGGGGCCATTTCCTTTGGCTTGTCTCATACAGTTCTTTCACGACAGCCTCCAGCTGCTCTATTCCAATTTTGAGAATATTGAGATATAAGTTATTTCAGTGGTATAACATAATGCACAAAGAGAAAATGAAATCAGTAACTCAAGACGAACCTGGGAAATGCTGAACCCGCCATCTGCAAAGTTTTGCTGGTGAAGTGCGACGTTTGCTCCATCAACTATAGCTTCATAATTAGAATTTCTGTCCAGCCACGCCTACACAGGGTATCGAACATATTATTAACTGACGAAGAATAATGAACATGATATCTTACAAACTGAAAAAACATATTTTGCATCATGTTACAAACTGTTACAGAAGTTGGACAATGACAAAGAATTACTCACCTGAAAATCACTGAAATTGGACTTGGCTTCTCTTTTCATGGCTAGTGATGCTATCATTTCTGCAAACTTCTCAGTCTCAACCCGATCAATATCAACACAATCTAGACGTTGACCACAATTACAACAGCACCCCTCTGAACTGACAGTTGATCTACTAACAACCCATTTCCCCTTCCCCAACCATCCCTGCCCGTGGAAACCTCCTCCATTCTTCAACATAACAGCTTTAATCCTATTCGCATCCCAACTCAAACAACCCACTTCTGAACTTAATTTACTAGAAAACCAACTTTCTATGATCTCCGAAGTTTTCACACTAGTGCATCTCACACAATTTCTCAGTTTGTGCAAGTATGAGTAAACCTTCTCTTGATTTCCAGTTTCAATGCTCACCTTCAACAACGCAGCTAATTCCGATTCCTCAAGATTAATCCCTAATGAAACCATATGATCCTCAACTGAATAAGCCTTTTCTGCCTCTATCTTATGACAAAAAGCAAACAATGCCGGATCACAAGTTCTCAACCTAGGCACCGCATTATATTTCCCCATTGTTTTCACAAGTTCAAAAGCAAAATCACTGTCTCCTTTCGCAGCAGCAAGTCTTGAAACTGCCGTAATTGTTGCTTCAGTGGGATTAATACCCTTTTCTAACATTTGATTATATATGCTAAAACCTTTACCTATAGCAGGATTTTCTACTGCATCCTCAGCTTCTGGTGAACCCAGTTCAGGAAGTGAACTAGAGCACAGATAAATCAGtatattataatgattatgatttaAACGAAGGTTCTGCGAAACAGCTGTTTCATATAATGCAAGTGCACCAGCTAAATCATTGTTTTTTGAACATGTACCTAGTTCATAATAAAACTGTCCTTCTGGTAATgggttcttcttccttttctttgtctGAGGATCCGTACAATTGACAACCTCCATGTCTTAGATTCTCAAAGAAAGCAATAAGCCAATATCCCAACTCCAAAGCAATAATCAAAGTTCAGTGTTTACGGCGTTCCCTATCACACCATAAAAGAATTCATGAATTACAAGAATCAAATCTAAACTCTTATCTTGATAACAAAACCCAAAAAAACGAAAAACAAATTTTAGCAGAATAATCTCTAATATGTACAAAATTTAACGAATTGATTGAATCTAAATAAAATCAAGATCAATAAGCTCCAAAATCAATAACCCAATGTTATAAATTTCAAGTGCATTATAGAATATTAAGTGAATAGAGAAGAAAAGATGTGAGATTCAGGTAACTGGAATAGAGAAATCTGAGACACAAAGGGAAAGAGATTTACCTGATTTTCGATTTCAATCGATCTTGAATACCTAATTTTTGCTCTTAGTCGGGCGGGCGGGCGGCACAAAGCTGCTAgtaattttgaaaccctaatttgtggtggCTAATGGTTAAGGTTTTGTTGGCTATAACGCAGATTTACTTAGTGCAACATATATCCTTGTGCATACAAGGCAACTAGACATACAGTACAGGCAAAAGAATACTCTTAGAAGGACTATTTAAAAATGTTATTCAACCGCATGGCCGCGTCGAAatgttcacactcctctaacgagtgtatatttcacatattcttttgattggttggttatttaattgattgtctcattaccctccatgtttagaatcacgatCCTTcttacataactccctaaatttaATCAAGGATAGAGATTGAAATGTGAAATACACACTCGTTAAGAAGTGTGCACGAATTCGCACTCCGCATTGCCGGCACATGGCAAGGCCGGTTTCCTATTTTCAGTCATATTTTAGGAAATACGGTTAAGCAGTGAAAACTATGTCCACGGGGtaagcttttttttcttttttttctttctttttattttgtacctTGTAGTAAATTTGACAATTTTATTTAATTGGTTAAGTAGCTAACGAGTAATTTTATTACTAGAACACCGATGTCACGGTGGGGAGGGCTGATCCTgaccgaagaaaaacgaaacaccaCTTCTAGTGACTTCAAAATGACATTCACCTACAATAAGATATCATTTAATTGAATATAAGCGCTTCAACGAAACACCACTTCTCGGTCGGCCCAATTACCTTGCAACAAAAGTTTCCAATCCCAGTGAATATAATCGCTAGCAAAAATTACCAGTTGATAGAACATCTGGGTACAGTAAGATTATTAGAGAGACATGACAAAGTGAATCAAAGTTTTTTGTTTTAGACAAATTAGTATGAACGCACAACATGTTGGTACGTCCTATTTAGGAAAATATAGGAAGTGCACGCCAAAGGTTGGGTGGTTAGTGCTTCATATGTTGTTCAGGACATGGCAATCAACTGATCAACTAATTTGTCACTGAAAACTAATTTTAGATTTGATACAGATATTTAAACAAAACAATATGGTTCCACCTATTTGCCGCCCACATATTTCTTATTTTCCACCCCTATTAGAATTTTTATAGTAATTTTACTTTTTAATTCTACTTTCCCTAATTATTACCGGTAAAAGTCAAATCAAATTTTACTATAACTAATTTATCTTCTTCTCCACTAACATCCGTTTTTCGTTAAAAACCCATTACAAGATGTTAACACTAGGTTAAATTTCTGTTTAATTAAATTAGTGCATCATTATATTGGCTCGAATTGACAAATGGATTAGCacagttgattaatttttggaaGAAGACGACGACGACGAAGTTGAAGTTAGCTGTGGCCACTGCCACCTTAATTTTGTTTAAATTAGTACCAATGGATCTGAAAGAATACAAACAAAGGCATTAAAAAATAATCTTCATTCCTTGCTTCGCACTTCCCCATCCAAAGCAATACACACCTCTCCGTCCCAAGCAATACCTTAAATTGTGGAGGAAACAGCCGTACAGTGGGCCGCATattccatcttcttcatttttgtaCAGAGAGGACACATTCAAAATCAGGTTTTATATTGTCGAGGAAAGAGCCGTAATAGGAAatctgattttagtttttaaaaatTCGAAAATCAAGTCGACCCAAACTGGACGACTGGTTCTTTATCACTagaacaaacaaaatcaaatttcaacatgATTTTTTATATGTAATCGCTGATTAAAATAtgataattaggtttagtttcaCTACTCTCTTTTTTTAGGCatttttttgatataaaatcaaattTTAGTTATCAGGGTTGTTTTTATTGTTGGGCGTAAATAAATAGCCAATAACTGGTATTTAGGATATATGAAAAATTATATGAGTGGCAAATAGGATAAGTGAGGGTGGTAATTAATGAGGGTGGCGAATAGGAAAAATGAGGGTGGCAAATAGGTGGAAACAAACAATATTTAAGAAACATTTTGAAAGAACCATACAACTAAAAGCAGCTTGTAAATAAATCAGAACGAAAACAACTTTCAGAGGATAACAAAGATCTTGAAAATGTTTCCTTCTTCTATCAtactcttcttctgcttctgttCTCTGCGTTATAGCCAACGAAAATAATACCAACCGTAGTCCTAAAGCTGCAAAGCCAGAAATTATATTGCAGGGCTTTCTGAAAGAACATTTAAAATTGTtgtaaacaaaatcaaaatcaaaatcgtcTCTTCTAATAGATTGTTGTCAAACATGACCGTTACAGGAATGTTTTAACAAGTATAATAACATCAAATGTTTCCTTCTTCTATCATCCAATCTCCTTACACTAGTGACCAACTGCAAGCAGGTGCTTGAAATCATGTGTTTCActatagatttttattttttttgataaatgtGTTTCAGTATAGATGACTGAAACAATTTAGTAACTCCATAGACAGACTAGCAAGTTGGAGTTGGACTGATCCTCGGGAAGAGCAACAGCAGATCCCAAAGACTACCTTGAAACTAAAACACTACTGTAAACATATTAGAACACAAAACACAAGACCTCGTCCAACCGGGAAATTCAGACACAAATGCGAACAGGCACAGTGATGTAAGATAACacgacagaaaaaaaaaatggagtaACACGACACACCATCCAGATTTGGCAGGTGTGAAGAATGTTTACCAAGGTAAAAAGGCACTTACGTTTCAAATAAGCATCAAACAAACTCCCAGTGACACCTTCAATGGCTTTGAGCTCCAACAACACTGCAATCGCCACTTCTTGCTATCATGCCTGCACCAGCTTGTCTCCTTCACTTTATCGTGAGTAGCACAGCATTGCACATACAAGAAATCAGACGATATAACCTGTCAGATAATGCAAGGAGATCAATGAATACATAATGTGCAGATAACCGGTGGAATCTAATTAAATCTATGCACATAAGTTTGATATTCAGATTAACCAGTTTGATATTCACATAAATTCTTTTATTGGGGTATTTTCTCAAATAGTTGAAGAGCATGAACAACTAAACAAAATTACCAGTCAGTTCAGTCAAAGGTTCGTATCATAAAAACCATTAAATCTAGGGAAAATTTATTTGGTCCTTTCAAAAATTACCTTTTCCATTTGttacataattatttaaaaatattaaaatatctaaaTTACCCTTTTTtatctcttattttctttctcctcatgttagtattttttttttctattctttattttctctattaatttctttttcttcttaactttaataaataaaaacttaaaaatgaaATATCTCTCAAGATATAAGTCGAAaatttaataaattttatatattcggaaagcattcgacgatagctttccaacgagtaccattgtcgCTGTGTTTCGgtgcttttattttttttcgatATAATAGTAGTTCATTTCCGAGAATGAACACTATTTTTGAACATGTTGTTCATTCTAGTTCTAGCAGTTCATTTcgtaaaatgaactcgtatataCTAGCAATTTATTTTGTACAATAAACTCATAATAGTAGCAGTTCATTTAgtaaaatgaactcgtatatactagctatttttttttgtagaataaACTCATAATAATAGTTCAATTTGAAGAATGAAGTCGTAATGAtagttcattattatagttcatattgaagaatgaactcgtgatagtTGTTCTTAATTTCGAGTGAACTCATAATAGTTGTTCAtattgtaggattgataattcatgTTGTAAAATAAACTCGTAATAGTAACTAagaatggtagttcatattgtagaatgaactcgtaatagttgttcattatggtagttccttttataaaatgaactcgtaataatagttcattataccagttcattttgtagaatgaagtcgtatggtagttcattttgtagaatgaactcgtatgttaTTTAATACAAAGAGTTCACTTTTTGGAATGAACTAACTAGCATGATAGTTCATTAAAGTAGttgattttgtagaatgaactcgtataatagttcagtaaagtagttcattttgtagaatgagctcgtataataattcattttatagctaaaagataaggcaaaaattaaaagctacgaaacatagcgacaatggtattcgttggaaagctatcgtcgagggctttccgaatatataaaatttatcatttttggacatatggttcaaaagatatttaagttttaagttttatttaattcttttaattaagagagagaaaaaagagaaaataatatttttttactatttggTCACAGGACCAAACCATTATTTTccaggaccaaacaataatataagggTATTTCTGTCACCACACAatgaaaattacatcatccatgacatcaccttaggaccaaactataatttgtaggaccaaactataatatattttcacaaataagaccaaacagacacatgactcggtcaactggactagactctctctaatatattattactatgaccatatggtatttcctacttaaATCTATACCCAATCAAAAATTGGTTGGAAATCAAATTGTGTTTGTATTATAGATTGTACATAAAAAAGAGGATGGTTATGTACCTGGTGCTGGTAGTGATGGTGGGGATTATCGGAATCGAAATTGGCATGGACTGAAATCCAATTGAACTGGtatgaactgaaattgaactgaactAATGTTAAAAAGAAATCtgtaatggtggtgatggtgttgCTGGAGGTGGAGGGTAGAATTCGAAAC
This window contains:
- the LOC113342903 gene encoding proteinaceous RNase P 2-like isoform X2; amino-acid sequence: MLEKGINPTEATITAVSRLAAAKGDSDFAFELVKTMGKYNAVPRLRTCDPALFAFCHKIEAEKAYSVEDHMVSLGINLEESELAALLKVSIETGNQEKVYSYLHKLRNCVRCTSVKTSEIIESWFSSKLSSEVGCLSWDANRIKAVMLKNGGGFHGQGWLGKGKWVVSRSTVSSEGCCCNCGQRLDCVDIDRVETEKFAEMIASLAMKREAKSNFSDFQAWLDRNSNYEAIVDGANVALHQQNFADGGFSISQLEAVVKELYETSQRKWPLIILHNKRYRSLSANPSNRKILDWWRAQGALYTTPNGSNDDWYWLYAAVKLKCSLVTNDEMRDHIFEFLGSSFFLKWKERHQVHYTFVKSNLRLKMPPSYSLVIQESEKGSWHVPIEGEFADETSRKWLCVTR
- the LOC113342903 gene encoding proteinaceous RNase P 2-like isoform X1; translated protein: MEVVNCTDPQTKKRKKNPLPEGQFYYELGTCSKNNDLAGALALYETAVSQNLRLNHNHYNILIYLCSSSLPELGSPEAEDAVENPAIGKGFSIYNQMLEKGINPTEATITAVSRLAAAKGDSDFAFELVKTMGKYNAVPRLRTCDPALFAFCHKIEAEKAYSVEDHMVSLGINLEESELAALLKVSIETGNQEKVYSYLHKLRNCVRCTSVKTSEIIESWFSSKLSSEVGCLSWDANRIKAVMLKNGGGFHGQGWLGKGKWVVSRSTVSSEGCCCNCGQRLDCVDIDRVETEKFAEMIASLAMKREAKSNFSDFQAWLDRNSNYEAIVDGANVALHQQNFADGGFSISQLEAVVKELYETSQRKWPLIILHNKRYRSLSANPSNRKILDWWRAQGALYTTPNGSNDDWYWLYAAVKLKCSLVTNDEMRDHIFEFLGSSFFLKWKERHQVHYTFVKSNLRLKMPPSYSLVIQESEKGSWHVPIEGEFADETSRKWLCVTR